From a single Planctellipticum variicoloris genomic region:
- a CDS encoding type VI secretion system Vgr family protein produces the protein MSSDYTDKPRLLQFTADGKTNLLLPTRFTATERMSALFQVKVELLVQPDKASQVKADQLLGKRMTLRVSHGEDYASGPYRYFDGMCSRFAVVGEDSRFHYFEAELSPWAWLLTKRANFRVYQDQTVLDIVKSVFSELQQDFSQFSFEVRGKSSDYKKLDYCVQFHETHFNFVSRLLEENGLYYYFSHDGSGHKLIVDDSLTAGGDVPDQATVRWSTRSGVGPHEEDCVTVWREERVIHSGSFAARDYHSQLAANRIDYSGISSRTSLAGNSKLEVFEWPSGSALRYNQTDQRLDEVSTVGDQLTNLRAQASETTHHTFSGSSSCRGFTPGYRVSLEHDSGSKYLLTEVQHSAVQNANYITGEAVESPYTNRFVCIPADVQFRPQRIAPKPTVEGLQTAKVVGKEGEEIWIDKYGRIRVQFFWDRKGQNNETSTCWVRVAQIAAGKRWGASFWPRIGQEVLVAFVEGDPDQPVVVGTVYNNQQMPPYLGDGPDDKHKVDPNISGIKTNSTKGGDGYNELRFNDTADQEQVFIHGEKDMDVRVKNEYREQTIKERHILVGDQDNDDALLNQKIFGGWNMHTLHRKLEKVEGNVYLTVGMGDDSDGGNLHEYIEKDRLEEVGGKYDLTVGGSHSEKVSGQFSLTAGSADAKVDQGVALEAGTTLHLKGMSVVIEADMQLSLKVGGNFVDISAAGVAINGTMLMLNSGGAAGSGPGARPASPTEPDHASQDKPPADWFHAADNSKTGSKSCS, from the coding sequence ATGTCGTCCGACTACACGGACAAGCCGCGGCTGTTGCAGTTCACGGCGGACGGTAAGACGAATCTGCTGCTGCCGACGCGGTTTACGGCCACAGAGCGGATGTCGGCCCTGTTTCAGGTGAAGGTTGAGCTGCTTGTTCAGCCGGACAAAGCGAGTCAGGTCAAAGCCGATCAACTGCTCGGTAAGCGGATGACGCTGCGGGTCTCGCACGGCGAAGACTATGCGTCGGGGCCGTACCGCTACTTCGACGGAATGTGCAGCCGGTTTGCGGTTGTCGGGGAAGATTCCCGGTTCCATTATTTCGAAGCCGAACTGTCCCCCTGGGCGTGGCTGCTGACAAAGCGGGCGAATTTTCGCGTATATCAGGACCAGACGGTTCTGGACATCGTGAAAAGCGTCTTCAGCGAACTGCAGCAGGATTTTTCGCAGTTCAGCTTTGAGGTCCGGGGCAAGAGCAGCGATTACAAGAAGCTCGATTATTGCGTGCAGTTCCACGAGACGCACTTCAACTTCGTCTCGCGTCTGCTCGAGGAGAACGGACTCTACTATTACTTTTCGCACGATGGTTCCGGCCACAAGCTGATTGTCGACGATTCGCTGACGGCCGGCGGAGACGTTCCCGATCAGGCGACCGTCCGCTGGTCGACGCGCTCCGGAGTCGGACCGCATGAAGAAGACTGCGTGACCGTCTGGCGCGAAGAGCGCGTGATTCATTCGGGGAGCTTTGCGGCCCGCGATTACCACAGCCAGCTTGCCGCGAACCGGATCGACTACTCCGGAATTTCTTCGCGGACCTCGCTTGCCGGCAACTCGAAACTGGAAGTCTTCGAGTGGCCGAGCGGGTCGGCGCTGCGCTACAACCAGACTGATCAGCGGCTCGACGAAGTCAGCACGGTGGGCGATCAACTGACGAATCTGCGGGCGCAGGCCTCGGAGACGACTCACCATACGTTCTCCGGTTCGTCGAGCTGCCGGGGCTTCACGCCCGGCTATCGCGTCAGTCTCGAGCACGACTCGGGCTCGAAGTACCTGCTGACCGAAGTTCAGCACTCGGCGGTTCAGAACGCGAATTACATCACCGGCGAGGCGGTCGAGAGTCCGTATACCAACCGATTCGTCTGCATTCCGGCCGATGTGCAATTTCGCCCGCAGCGGATCGCTCCCAAGCCGACTGTGGAGGGGCTGCAGACGGCGAAGGTCGTCGGCAAGGAGGGCGAGGAGATCTGGATCGACAAGTACGGCCGCATTCGCGTGCAGTTCTTCTGGGACCGCAAGGGCCAGAATAATGAAACGAGCACGTGCTGGGTGCGGGTCGCGCAGATCGCGGCGGGGAAGCGCTGGGGGGCGTCGTTCTGGCCGAGAATCGGTCAGGAAGTGCTGGTGGCGTTTGTCGAAGGGGACCCGGATCAGCCGGTCGTCGTGGGAACCGTCTACAACAATCAGCAGATGCCGCCGTATCTGGGGGACGGTCCGGACGACAAGCACAAAGTCGATCCCAATATCAGCGGCATCAAGACGAACTCCACCAAAGGGGGCGACGGGTATAACGAGTTGAGGTTCAACGACACCGCCGACCAGGAGCAGGTTTTCATTCACGGTGAAAAGGACATGGATGTTCGCGTGAAGAATGAATACCGCGAACAGACGATCAAGGAACGGCATATCCTGGTGGGGGATCAGGACAACGATGACGCTCTGCTGAATCAGAAGATTTTCGGCGGGTGGAATATGCACACGCTCCACCGCAAGCTCGAAAAGGTGGAAGGCAACGTCTATCTGACCGTCGGCATGGGCGACGACTCGGACGGCGGCAATCTTCACGAGTACATCGAAAAGGATCGCCTGGAGGAGGTCGGCGGAAAGTACGACCTGACGGTGGGGGGGAGTCACAGCGAAAAGGTCTCCGGGCAGTTTTCGCTGACCGCCGGGTCGGCGGACGCCAAGGTGGATCAGGGAGTCGCGCTGGAAGCGGGGACGACGCTGCATCTGAAGGGGATGAGCGTCGTTATCGAGGCCGATATGCAGCTTTCGCTGAAAGTCGGCGGGAACTTTGTGGACATCTCGGCTGCGGGAGTCGCGATCAACGGCACGATGCTGATGTTGAACAGCGGAGGAGCCGCGGGTTCCGGGCCGGGAGCCAGACCGGCATCGCCGACGGAGCCCGATCATGCGAGCCAGGACAAGCCGCCGGCCGACTGGTTCCATGCCGCCGACAATTCCAAGACGGGCAGCAAGTCGTGCAGTTGA
- a CDS encoding PAAR domain-containing protein: protein MPCAARVGDMHTCPMQTPGTPPIPHVGGPVVSCCATVLIGGQPAARVGDMLVCVGPPDSIAMGSMTVLIGGQPAARMGDTTAHGGSVTVGCPTVMIG from the coding sequence ATGCCTTGCGCCGCCCGTGTCGGAGACATGCACACCTGCCCGATGCAGACTCCGGGGACCCCTCCGATCCCCCACGTCGGCGGGCCGGTCGTTTCCTGCTGTGCGACCGTGCTGATCGGCGGGCAGCCTGCCGCCCGGGTCGGGGATATGCTGGTCTGCGTCGGTCCGCCCGATTCGATTGCGATGGGGTCGATGACGGTCCTGATCGGCGGGCAGCCCGCGGCGCGGATGGGAGACACCACCGCCCACGGGGGATCGGTGACCGTCGGCTGTCCGACGGTGATGATCGGCTGA
- a CDS encoding DotU family type IV/VI secretion system protein, whose product MTPEFAQPVNRIFDSVLDLVDRIERHERPDLGEEKKLIRMDLDALMAGASSRPGQRGEDFELVRRALIYWVDEVLTAAAVDWKDMTLEFDYFAEKNRAWRFYEFGERAARSSSSDVIETWYLCLVLGFEGDLGEAFREHLHQPLPGNASNSSEARQAWADELARLIRKPSLPEFNGEPLSGGVEPLTGDTWLQTMAGGLFVASIAFVVLLAVYLKFRQS is encoded by the coding sequence ATGACGCCTGAATTCGCACAACCGGTGAACCGCATCTTCGATTCGGTGCTCGATCTGGTCGACCGGATCGAGCGTCACGAGCGTCCCGACCTGGGGGAAGAGAAGAAGCTGATCCGGATGGATCTGGACGCGCTGATGGCGGGTGCGAGCAGCCGTCCGGGACAGCGGGGCGAAGACTTCGAGCTGGTCCGCCGGGCGCTGATTTACTGGGTCGACGAAGTGCTGACGGCGGCGGCAGTCGACTGGAAGGACATGACGCTGGAGTTCGACTACTTTGCGGAGAAGAACCGGGCGTGGCGGTTTTATGAATTTGGCGAGCGTGCGGCGCGGTCGAGTTCGTCGGATGTGATCGAGACCTGGTATCTGTGCCTGGTGCTGGGGTTCGAGGGGGATCTGGGGGAAGCGTTCCGGGAGCATCTGCATCAGCCGCTGCCGGGAAACGCCTCCAACTCCAGCGAAGCTCGACAGGCCTGGGCCGACGAGCTGGCGCGGCTGATCCGCAAACCGTCGTTGCCCGAGTTTAACGGGGAGCCGCTCAGCGGCGGGGTGGAGCCGCTCACGGGAGATACGTGGCTGCAGACGATGGCGGGAGGTCTGTTCGTCGCGAGTATTGCGTTTGTGGTGCTGCTGGCGGTCTACCTGAAGTTCCGGCAGTCGTGA
- the tssH gene encoding type VI secretion system ATPase TssH, with the protein MDINLRSLVSKLNDTCRRALESAAGLCLSRTNYSVEAEHWLQKLLEVQNSDLTKIFKHYEVDQSRLEAALTKSIDSFKTGNGRPPALSPLLVDLVRDAWVFASVEYGESAVRSGHLLLAILTNPKISQMFLTGSRDLGKLSADALARELPAITAGSVEDAPVTRPSAGEGAPELRPGGGKTPALDQYTADLTEMARSGKMDNVSGRDAEIRQIIDILMRRRQNNPILTGEAGVGKTAVVEGFAQRIAAGDVPPPLRNVSVRSLDLGLLQAGAGVKGEFENRLKSVIQEVKSSAKPIILFIDEAHTLIGAGGQAGQNDAANLLKPALARGELRTICATTWSEYKQYFEKDAALTRRFQVVKVEEPAEAQAEVMLQGLVKMLEKHHGLRILDEAISAAVRLSHRYITGRQLPDKAVSLLDTASARVAVGHSAIPAPIEDLTRQIEQIGMKLEILQREAATGANHAQRIAELNELQAKARGELEQTEARWKQETGIVQKICAIYDRLAGVAPKSGAGNGQPAAAPAPLTEEEAEQCRTDLAALQAELKQLQGETPLVQPCVNFQAVAEVVSGWTGIPAGRMQTDEIQLVSTLHERMTGRVIGQNHALQAISRRIQTARANLTDPRRPIGVFLLAGPSGVGKTETAMTLAELLYGGERNMVIINMTEFQQSHTTSSLIGSAPGLVGYGKGGKLTEAVRRRPYCVVLLDEIEKAHDDVLELFYQVFDKGVLEDAEGREIDFKNTIILCTSNVGSDLIQSLCADPETRPEPDKLSEQLRPKLLERFKPAFLGRMNVVPYFSLGDDVLRNIIQLQLGRIGQRLRENHRAELAWSEPVVDQILSRCRETETGARNVDHILTGTVLPDISRELLSRMAEERTVSRVEILLGDGGGFGYKFD; encoded by the coding sequence ATGGACATCAATCTGCGGTCGCTCGTCAGCAAGTTGAACGACACCTGCCGACGGGCGCTGGAAAGCGCCGCCGGCCTGTGCCTGTCGCGGACGAATTACTCGGTCGAGGCGGAGCACTGGCTGCAGAAGCTGCTGGAGGTGCAGAACTCGGACCTGACGAAGATCTTCAAGCACTACGAGGTCGATCAGAGTCGGCTCGAAGCGGCGCTGACGAAGTCGATCGACAGCTTTAAGACCGGCAACGGGCGGCCACCTGCGCTTTCGCCGCTGCTGGTCGATCTGGTCCGGGACGCGTGGGTGTTTGCCTCGGTCGAATACGGCGAGTCGGCGGTTCGCAGCGGTCACCTGCTGCTGGCGATTCTGACGAATCCGAAGATCAGTCAGATGTTTCTGACGGGATCGCGGGACCTGGGGAAACTGTCCGCGGACGCCCTGGCGCGGGAGCTGCCGGCGATTACGGCGGGGTCGGTGGAAGACGCTCCGGTCACGCGCCCGTCGGCGGGGGAAGGGGCGCCCGAGCTTCGTCCGGGGGGCGGGAAGACTCCGGCTCTGGATCAGTACACCGCCGATCTGACGGAGATGGCGCGAAGCGGAAAAATGGACAACGTGTCGGGCCGGGACGCGGAGATCCGGCAGATCATCGACATCCTGATGAGGCGTCGGCAGAACAATCCGATCCTGACGGGTGAAGCGGGAGTCGGGAAGACGGCGGTTGTCGAAGGCTTCGCCCAGCGAATCGCCGCGGGCGACGTTCCGCCGCCGCTGCGGAACGTCTCGGTCCGGTCGCTGGATCTGGGGCTGCTGCAGGCCGGGGCGGGGGTGAAAGGGGAGTTCGAGAACCGGCTCAAGTCGGTGATTCAGGAAGTGAAGTCATCGGCGAAGCCGATCATCCTGTTCATCGACGAGGCTCACACGCTGATCGGGGCCGGCGGTCAGGCGGGGCAGAACGACGCGGCCAATCTGCTGAAGCCGGCGCTGGCCCGCGGGGAACTGCGGACGATCTGCGCGACGACGTGGTCGGAATATAAACAGTATTTCGAGAAGGATGCGGCTCTCACCCGGCGTTTTCAGGTGGTGAAGGTTGAGGAGCCGGCGGAGGCGCAGGCCGAGGTGATGCTGCAGGGGCTGGTGAAGATGCTGGAGAAGCATCACGGGCTGCGCATTCTCGACGAAGCGATTTCGGCCGCAGTGCGACTCTCGCATCGCTATATCACCGGTCGCCAGCTTCCCGACAAGGCGGTCAGCCTGCTCGATACCGCTTCCGCCCGGGTCGCAGTCGGGCACTCGGCGATACCGGCTCCGATTGAGGATCTGACGCGGCAGATCGAACAGATTGGAATGAAGCTGGAGATTCTGCAACGGGAAGCGGCAACCGGGGCGAATCACGCCCAACGGATTGCGGAACTGAATGAACTGCAGGCGAAGGCGCGCGGCGAGCTGGAGCAGACGGAGGCGCGCTGGAAGCAGGAAACGGGGATCGTGCAGAAGATCTGTGCGATCTACGATCGCCTGGCGGGAGTTGCACCGAAGTCGGGCGCCGGAAACGGACAGCCAGCGGCGGCGCCGGCGCCGCTGACGGAGGAAGAAGCGGAGCAGTGCCGAACAGATCTGGCCGCGTTGCAGGCTGAGTTGAAGCAGCTCCAGGGGGAAACGCCGCTCGTGCAGCCCTGCGTCAACTTTCAGGCGGTGGCCGAGGTTGTTTCCGGCTGGACCGGGATTCCGGCGGGGCGGATGCAGACGGATGAGATTCAGCTTGTTTCGACGCTGCACGAGCGAATGACGGGTCGGGTGATCGGACAGAACCATGCGCTGCAGGCGATCAGCCGGCGGATCCAGACGGCGCGGGCCAATCTGACCGACCCGCGCCGGCCGATCGGCGTGTTTCTGCTGGCGGGGCCGAGCGGGGTCGGCAAGACCGAGACCGCCATGACGCTCGCCGAGCTGCTGTATGGGGGCGAGCGGAACATGGTGATCATCAACATGACCGAGTTTCAGCAATCGCACACCACGTCTTCGCTGATCGGCTCGGCGCCGGGTCTGGTCGGTTACGGCAAGGGCGGGAAGCTGACCGAGGCGGTTCGTCGCAGGCCGTATTGCGTCGTCCTGCTCGACGAGATCGAGAAGGCGCATGACGACGTGCTGGAGCTCTTCTATCAGGTCTTCGACAAGGGGGTGCTGGAGGATGCCGAGGGGCGGGAGATCGACTTCAAGAACACGATCATTCTGTGTACTTCGAACGTCGGCTCGGATCTGATCCAGTCGCTGTGCGCGGATCCGGAGACGCGTCCGGAGCCGGACAAACTGAGCGAGCAGCTTCGTCCGAAACTGCTCGAGCGATTCAAGCCGGCATTTCTGGGGCGTATGAACGTCGTGCCCTATTTCTCGCTGGGAGATGATGTTCTGCGGAACATCATTCAACTCCAGTTGGGGCGAATTGGTCAGCGATTGCGGGAAAATCACCGGGCCGAACTCGCCTGGTCGGAGCCGGTCGTCGATCAGATCCTGAGCCGCTGCCGGGAGACCGAGACCGGGGCTCGAAACGTCGACCATATTCTGACGGGGACGGTGCTGCCGGATATTTCGCGCGAGCTGCTGTCCCGGATGGCTGAGGAGCGGACGGTTTCGCGCGTCGAGATTCTGCTCGGCGACGGAGGCGGATTCGGCTACAAATTCGACTGA
- a CDS encoding FHA domain-containing protein, translated as MPQRLILEIVQGSLQGQIIAVPEGGTLLAGRLPECGLSVPQDLTVSRQHFRIEFRPPECRLVHLSQTGVTSVNDAPVGVADLRRGDRITFGAGNCLTVSFDDAPVGSPAPTVPASAARSGQAKQYAVSEASCGWKIYFSPAEEPSFEAILEILAGSEPVHALIDCRRAGVAPPPEIVESDFLFGWMPPAARAQYSPIFVSLAEFPSAADLVRTGWGKDAVVCCGSRLPTAELLAHWKAAIGAPGDRPGAALTAYFWPSLLDQMLTCQSASQTAILLSGLHWLLIEDGKSPGQWKLFAKEDFAAILAAGGLQPSVEKT; from the coding sequence ATGCCTCAGCGACTGATCCTCGAAATCGTGCAAGGTTCGCTTCAAGGACAGATTATCGCTGTTCCGGAGGGGGGCACGCTGCTTGCCGGCCGATTGCCGGAATGCGGGCTGTCGGTGCCGCAGGATCTGACGGTCTCGCGCCAGCACTTTCGGATCGAGTTCCGGCCGCCCGAATGCCGTCTGGTGCATCTCAGCCAGACTGGCGTCACGTCCGTCAACGACGCGCCCGTGGGGGTCGCGGACCTTCGGCGCGGGGATCGGATCACGTTTGGAGCCGGAAACTGTCTGACCGTGTCGTTCGATGACGCACCGGTCGGCAGTCCGGCTCCGACCGTGCCCGCGAGTGCGGCCAGGAGCGGACAGGCAAAACAATATGCCGTTTCCGAAGCGAGCTGCGGCTGGAAGATTTACTTCAGCCCTGCGGAGGAACCGAGTTTCGAAGCGATTCTTGAGATTCTGGCCGGTTCAGAGCCGGTTCATGCCTTGATCGACTGCCGGCGTGCGGGCGTGGCGCCGCCCCCGGAGATTGTCGAGTCCGATTTTCTGTTTGGCTGGATGCCGCCTGCTGCGCGGGCCCAGTATTCCCCTATTTTTGTTTCGCTGGCGGAATTTCCGTCGGCTGCGGACCTGGTTCGGACCGGCTGGGGGAAAGACGCCGTCGTCTGCTGCGGGTCCAGGCTGCCGACTGCCGAATTGCTCGCCCACTGGAAAGCCGCGATCGGAGCGCCCGGAGATCGGCCGGGCGCCGCCTTGACCGCTTACTTCTGGCCATCGCTCCTCGATCAGATGCTCACGTGCCAGTCTGCGTCGCAGACCGCGATTCTGCTGTCGGGTCTGCACTGGCTGCTGATCGAAGACGGGAAATCTCCCGGCCAGTGGAAATTGTTTGCCAAGGAGGACTTCGCTGCGATCCTCGCCGCCGGGGGATTGCAGCCGTCGGTCGAGAAGACCTGA
- the tssK gene encoding type VI secretion system baseplate subunit TssK, translating into MTNHPVHWSEGLFISPHHFQLGERRMREEVALAQQWHVGYAYGLRKISLDAEALSNWRVSVSQLHVRLRDGTFVRFPEDALLSPVEVPRTAFRNSQDRLTVSLAVPRLQLGRKNADGPSGEAVCRYHVESQEVEDENQAGNPIVADVRWLNARLLLGDDDLSGYETLPIMRLRLGSVAEAPPELDPEYIPPLLACDGWSYLQDRILGNITDQLGSLADQLARNMLDRGVAFESGHREDLERIFKLHSLNTALGYLVNLPFVRGIHPLQAYMELCRIVGLISIFLPERRMPQVPIYDHDDLGSCFHAIRRLLDIDQEKQRRAYIKRPFVGAGLQMQVRLEREWLTPGWTFYMGVESKLSFSEVDSLLTDRLDLKVGSSDVVENIYRGGKGGVKARPEAAPPRDFPGSGWTYWKLDRGSEAWQAVEKTLNLGIRFNEKQVVGGIDGEQTIQIRTDQGQLVALSFALYAMPQTA; encoded by the coding sequence ATGACAAATCATCCCGTTCACTGGTCGGAAGGACTTTTCATCAGTCCGCATCACTTCCAGCTCGGCGAGCGCCGGATGCGGGAAGAGGTGGCTCTGGCGCAGCAGTGGCATGTCGGGTATGCGTACGGTCTGCGGAAGATCAGTCTCGACGCGGAGGCGCTGTCGAACTGGCGGGTGTCTGTGAGCCAGCTTCACGTCCGGTTGCGCGACGGCACGTTCGTGCGGTTTCCGGAGGATGCTCTGCTGTCGCCCGTCGAAGTTCCGCGCACGGCGTTCCGGAATTCGCAAGACCGGCTGACGGTCTCTCTGGCGGTGCCGCGACTGCAGCTCGGCCGGAAGAATGCGGACGGGCCGTCGGGAGAGGCGGTTTGCCGATATCACGTCGAATCGCAGGAAGTCGAAGACGAAAATCAGGCGGGAAATCCGATCGTCGCCGACGTTCGCTGGCTGAATGCCCGGCTGCTGCTGGGGGATGACGACCTGTCGGGCTATGAGACGCTGCCGATCATGCGGCTGCGGCTGGGATCGGTCGCCGAGGCGCCTCCTGAACTGGATCCGGAGTACATTCCCCCGTTGCTGGCTTGCGACGGGTGGTCGTACCTGCAGGACCGGATTCTGGGGAACATCACCGATCAGCTTGGCAGCCTGGCCGACCAGCTTGCCCGGAACATGCTGGACCGGGGGGTGGCGTTTGAGAGCGGGCACCGCGAGGACCTGGAGCGGATCTTCAAGCTGCATTCGCTGAACACAGCACTCGGATACCTGGTGAATCTGCCGTTCGTGCGGGGCATTCATCCGCTGCAGGCGTACATGGAATTGTGCCGGATCGTCGGGCTGATTTCGATTTTTCTGCCGGAGCGGCGGATGCCGCAGGTGCCGATCTACGATCACGACGACCTGGGGAGCTGTTTCCACGCGATTCGTCGGCTGCTGGATATCGACCAGGAGAAACAGCGGCGGGCTTATATCAAGCGGCCGTTTGTGGGGGCGGGGCTGCAGATGCAGGTGCGGCTGGAGCGCGAGTGGCTCACGCCGGGATGGACCTTTTACATGGGCGTCGAGTCGAAGCTGTCGTTCAGCGAGGTGGACAGCCTGCTGACCGATCGCCTGGATCTCAAAGTCGGCAGCAGCGACGTGGTGGAGAACATTTACCGCGGCGGAAAGGGGGGGGTGAAAGCCCGCCCGGAAGCGGCTCCGCCTCGGGATTTTCCGGGGTCGGGCTGGACGTACTGGAAGCTGGATCGCGGTTCGGAAGCGTGGCAGGCGGTCGAGAAGACGCTGAACCTGGGAATCCGGTTCAACGAGAAGCAGGTCGTCGGGGGAATCGACGGCGAGCAGACGATTCAGATCCGTACCGATCAGGGCCAACTGGTGGCGCTGTCATTCGCTCTCTACGCCATGCCGCAGACTGCCTAA
- a CDS encoding HDOD domain-containing protein gives MTDSRTVVIYLESTPQVAELRHLLEVAGFDALMSDSSDQIRRLGNQRRIDCLIIEQELTGFLTGIEIVERIRRELLNPVVVLIGDVPPEQYALMRELKVDHVLSHSMAPQVIVECVRASLLTSGPRSLRIPLAARQIAEASDCFKPLPQLVLKVMGRLGEDGGDTGELAADLSTDPRLTAELLRITNSSASGLRFKVNHLGDAIKYLGYRRTVALVVAITQKSLHGDGLRKLPGWVEPWFRTRLVLTASVAHVFAAEFLPGTAETAYVVGLLQDLGILSLAHHLGPRYLQLVERCRSIGQLQLLIGEHQQFNVDHAEVSAALLQKWGVPVSIIALVLNHHDDKPRELTEFEIQMTEIVRFAESVADMHDAPSPQRQRRLIQQAEAFRGLRSDSCKSCLARAVAKTAEFETLLQIPVPPEEELQKFIDSLNADPPAADPESIDGYGPEIVRGAHLREEAVGRRLLVVEDDEEMIELITALLEGHGVEVVPVKSAERAIRIVEEFLGVLCDIHLPGMSGIEFVADARRRGYSGSIVMITGDSTRDSVMRSAQSGATGYLLKPFTRSELVSTLRRHRVLP, from the coding sequence ATGACGGATTCTCGTACGGTGGTCATCTATCTGGAGTCGACTCCGCAGGTCGCCGAGCTGCGTCACCTGCTGGAGGTTGCGGGGTTTGACGCGTTGATGTCCGACAGCTCGGACCAGATTCGGCGTCTTGGGAACCAGCGACGGATCGACTGTCTGATCATCGAGCAGGAGCTGACCGGTTTTCTGACCGGGATCGAGATCGTCGAGCGGATCCGTCGAGAACTGCTCAATCCCGTGGTGGTGTTGATTGGAGACGTTCCGCCGGAGCAGTATGCGCTGATGCGGGAGCTGAAGGTCGATCACGTGCTGTCGCATTCGATGGCGCCGCAGGTGATCGTCGAGTGCGTCAGGGCGTCGCTGCTCACATCGGGGCCGCGGTCTCTGCGAATTCCGCTGGCGGCCCGGCAGATCGCCGAGGCGAGCGACTGTTTCAAGCCACTGCCGCAACTCGTGCTCAAGGTGATGGGGCGGCTGGGCGAGGACGGCGGCGATACGGGCGAACTGGCCGCCGATCTCAGCACCGATCCGCGGCTCACGGCGGAACTGCTGCGGATCACGAACAGTTCGGCGTCGGGATTGCGATTCAAGGTCAATCATCTCGGCGACGCCATCAAGTACCTCGGGTACCGCCGGACGGTGGCTCTGGTGGTTGCGATCACGCAGAAGTCGCTGCATGGCGACGGGCTCCGCAAGCTGCCCGGCTGGGTGGAACCGTGGTTCCGGACGAGGCTGGTGCTGACAGCGAGCGTGGCGCATGTGTTTGCGGCGGAGTTTCTACCGGGGACGGCGGAGACGGCTTATGTGGTCGGGCTGCTGCAGGATCTCGGGATCTTGTCGCTGGCGCACCATCTGGGGCCGAGATATCTGCAGCTCGTCGAGCGGTGCCGGTCGATCGGTCAGCTTCAGCTTCTGATCGGGGAACACCAGCAGTTCAATGTGGATCATGCGGAGGTGAGCGCCGCGCTGCTGCAGAAGTGGGGCGTGCCGGTGTCGATCATCGCTCTGGTGCTGAACCACCATGACGACAAGCCGCGGGAGTTGACAGAGTTCGAGATTCAGATGACGGAGATCGTGAGATTTGCGGAGTCGGTCGCCGACATGCACGACGCTCCCAGTCCGCAGCGGCAGCGGAGGCTGATTCAGCAGGCTGAGGCTTTTCGCGGGCTGCGGTCGGATTCCTGCAAATCGTGTCTGGCGCGGGCGGTCGCGAAGACCGCGGAGTTCGAGACGCTGTTGCAGATACCGGTTCCCCCCGAGGAAGAGTTGCAGAAGTTTATCGACAGCCTGAACGCCGACCCGCCGGCCGCGGATCCGGAGTCTATCGATGGCTACGGGCCAGAAATTGTCCGGGGGGCCCATTTGCGGGAAGAGGCCGTTGGTCGGCGACTGCTGGTCGTCGAAGATGACGAAGAGATGATCGAGCTGATTACCGCGCTGCTGGAGGGGCACGGTGTGGAGGTGGTGCCGGTGAAATCCGCCGAGCGAGCGATCAGGATCGTCGAGGAGTTTCTGGGGGTGCTGTGCGACATTCACCTGCCGGGGATGAGCGGGATCGAATTTGTGGCGGATGCGCGTCGTCGCGGGTACTCGGGATCGATTGTGATGATCACTGGCGATTCGACGCGGGACTCGGTCATGCGTTCGGCGCAGAGCGGAGCGACCGGGTATTTGCTGAAGCCGTTCACGCGGAGCGAACTGGTTTCGACGCTGCGACGGCATCGGGTGCTTCCTTAA